The Nostoc sp. 'Peltigera membranacea cyanobiont' N6 genome contains the following window.
GGTTTAGATGCGATCGCTCGTTATACTCTAGTAGAAATCCTCGTTAAGCAAAACATCCCAGTAGAATCGCTCAATGACCAACGTCCCTTAATTAGTTCACCCGTCATTCGCGCATTGCTCACCATGCTGGCGCTAGTTTATCCCGGCTTGGGTCGCCTCGTAGACCGGGATGCTGTGGCAGAAATGCTGGTTGTCTTGAGTAGGAAACAACAATTACCAGAAAACTCTACAGACGCGATTAATCGGGTATCTACAACAGACGCGATGAATCGCGTCTCTACAAATATTGATCCGGTACGTGCTGGTTTGATTGCAGATTACTGCTTTGTACCCCATCCCGATCGCCCCAACTTGCTACCAGTATCCGCCTTCGAGCGCTGGGATAGAATCGGCTATGCGGCTACTACAGCCTATAATGAGATATTGGAATGGTTAGAACAGCAGCGATCGCAACAAGAACTGCGGTTAATTCCCAGTCCCATTTCTCTATTAGATAGAGCAATTCAGCGTTTTTTGTGGAATGGGAGCAATCTCCCCTACGAACAACTAGCAGCACTGCGCGAATTATTAGAAACCGCCCAACACTACTGGGAAATTGACACCAGATTACGACAAATCGCCCCATCTGAGACAACGCCACACACAACTATCATCGAATTTATTCAATTACTGCGACGCGGTACGATTACCGCCAACCCTTACCCCGTGCGTCCCATCGGTGGAGCGAGAAAGGCTGTCACCTTAGCAACTATATTTCAATATCGGTCTAGTAGGCGATCGCACCGTTGGCATTTTTGGCTGGATGCTGGTTCACCACTATGGGCAAAAGGTGGTGCGGCGACGTTATTCGGTGCGCCGTTTTTCTTGCAAGACAGATTAGGTGAACCTTGGACAGCAGAAGATGAGAAATTAGCAGAAGAACAGCGACTGCAAAGAATATTGACAGATTTACTTTCTCGTGTATCAGAGAGAGTTTATTTGTGTCACAGCGATTTAGCAGTGAATGGACAAGAGCAATTAGGGCCGTTATTACCTTTAGTAAATGCTTGTGTAACAGTTATTTCTGAGGCTACTGCCAAGTGAGGCTCAGATCCCCGACTTCTTTAAGAAGTCGGGGAAATTATAATATATTTGTTTGTATTTAGTAGTAATCGTCCCTTTTTTTAAATTGAAGTTTGGGCTTAATCTTTGTAAATTTCGTGACTGTGGTTGAATTGGAGAAGGAGAGCGAAAAAAGACTTTATCGCGCCTTAAAAGCAAAGGAATACTGAGAAGTCCCAAAATAATTACTACTCCAGTCATTATCCAAACCATTAACCTATTTGGTCTATAATCTCCCTGTTCAATTTGCCAGAAAACTTTGTTGTATCGCCACGCAGCTAGCGCAACAGTCAAAATTCCACAAATTACCAAAGCAAGACCCAAATTTTCCGAGTTGGATAATGGATTTACCGGAGGTTCTTGTTGGGTAATGGCAAGATTCAACTGACGCAGAAATATACCAAATCGCGCGATCGCAAAGCCAAAGCTAATCAATGCAATAGAAGTGCGTAGCCAAGCTAGAAAAGTACGTTCGTTCGCTTGATGCTCCCTTTGACGATCGATTTTTGGTATTTTATCCATGAACACTTTTGACGAGGATTTACTCTTGAATTGATGAATAGCATGAACTAGCGCCACAAGGCTAAGATAGTGCAGCCAGGAATCTGAGAAAACCCCAAGCGATCGCCAGAATCTTTACAATAGGAAATAAGGTAAAGATATATATCAGAGTCAAAATCAATGGCACTATTCGGATTTGGCAAAAAGTCAGTTATACCCACACCTGAAGAAGCTTTGTCAGGAAGGGCACAGTCTATGTCAGTACCTGCTGCTCATTATGTCAACAAGAACCCTTTAAAAGCTCCTTTTCCCGATGGATTAGAGAAAGTAATCTTTGGCTTGGGCTGTTTTTGGGGTGCAGAACGCAAATTCTGGCAACTTAAAGGAGTTTACACTACCGCAGTCGGTTACGCTGCTGGGTTCACACCCAACCCTACTTATGAAGAGGTATGTAGTGGGCGAACAGGTCACAATGAAGTGGTGTTGGTTGTGTTTGATCCCAAAGTAATTAGTTACGCCGAACTGCTCAAAGTCTTTTGGGAAAGCCATAATCCTACCCAAGGGATGCGCCAAGGTAATGATACTGGCACTCAATACCGTTCGGGAATTTATGTATATTCTGAAAGCCAAAAGCAGCTAGCAGAAGCATCGCGCGAAGCTTATCAGCAACCTCTCAACGATGCAGGTTATGGCAAGATTACTACAGAAATCTTGGATGCACCGGAATTCTACTATGCAGAAGCTTACCATCAGCAATACCTGGCTAAAAATCCTAATGGGTATTGTGGTTTAGGAGGGACAAATGTTTCTTGTCCTGTGGGTGTAGTTGAATCGCAAGTTAGTAGTTAGAAATGGAGTTGGTAGGGTAGTCAACTTAACGTTAGTTTGACGAATCTCCCCGTTGCTTGAACTAAAGTTCAAGTCTGTCCCTCTCCGAGTCGGAGAGGGATATGTTTTGTCTAGTTAAGAATATTTGTAGGTTGGGTTGAGGCTTTGCGAAACCCAACAAACCCCGTAAAAAGTTGGGTTTCATTCCTTAACCCATCACACATTTTTCTTTTTTGGGCTTAACCGAACCGTGTTAGATTATAGTTCAGTAATTTATGAACGCCAGCGAAATAGCTTTCTCATCATAAATATAGCTATACTTGCACCTATTACCCCCAACATACTTGGAATGAAGAATCCATTAAGATTTTGATGGGCAGAAATAATGAATTTAAGTATTTCATTTGGATTCTTGTGTTCACTATTAAAAACCAAAAAGATTACTAGACCTTCATACCCTCCTATAGCCCCAATTAATAGTCTAAATATTTCAATATACAAATTCCTTTTCCTTGTGATGATTAGAGTAGCTATTCCAGCAATTGCTCCTCCAGAAAAACATGATACAATTATTAATATTAAAAATATTAATAATTCTTGAGGATCTGGCTGCCACATAATATTAGATTATTTATGGGTATAAAATTTTTGCCACTTCCAAATATTATTGATTATCTACAGCTAAACAATTTAATAACAAATCGCTTGGCTATGACAGTTTCATAGAGTGTGTTTGCTATGGCATAAAGTACAGAAAGTATTGGGATAGTGCGTTAGCCAAGGACATAACGCACCCTACAAGATTACGAATTACGAATTAAATGAGCTAGGCGTTTTAACACTTTGACAACAGTATGTAGGTCATCCCCACGATTTAGTGACAGTGTATAAGATAATGCATATCTCGGTGTACCCTGCTTCGT
Protein-coding sequences here:
- the msrA gene encoding peptide-methionine (S)-S-oxide reductase MsrA, which encodes MALFGFGKKSVIPTPEEALSGRAQSMSVPAAHYVNKNPLKAPFPDGLEKVIFGLGCFWGAERKFWQLKGVYTTAVGYAAGFTPNPTYEEVCSGRTGHNEVVLVVFDPKVISYAELLKVFWESHNPTQGMRQGNDTGTQYRSGIYVYSESQKQLAEASREAYQQPLNDAGYGKITTEILDAPEFYYAEAYHQQYLAKNPNGYCGLGGTNVSCPVGVVESQVSS